Proteins from a genomic interval of Candidatus Obscuribacterales bacterium:
- a CDS encoding response regulator: MPIEILLVEDSPSDADLAIEALRKSKVLNHVHVVEDGVEAIAFVRHQGDYTNHPRPDLILLDLNLPRKNGREVLAELKSDPDLATIPVIVLTTSSAEEDIRSAYSLHANCYLIKPVDLEQFMILIKAIEDFWLAAVKLPPRRT; the protein is encoded by the coding sequence ATGCCTATTGAGATTTTGCTGGTTGAAGATTCTCCAAGTGATGCAGATCTTGCGATCGAAGCCCTCCGTAAATCTAAGGTACTCAATCACGTCCATGTCGTAGAAGATGGAGTGGAGGCGATCGCGTTTGTTCGACACCAGGGAGACTATACTAATCATCCACGCCCTGACCTCATTCTGCTTGACCTCAACTTACCTCGAAAAAATGGTCGCGAGGTATTGGCTGAACTGAAGTCTGATCCAGACTTGGCGACCATTCCTGTCATTGTCCTCACCACATCCTCCGCCGAGGAGGACATTCGGAGTGCTTATAGCCTCCATGCCAACTGCTACTTGATCAAGCCTGTCGATTTAGAGCAATTCATGATCCTCATCAAAGCGATCGAAGATTTTTGGCTTGCTGCCGTCAAACTGCCGCCGAGAAGGACGTAG
- a CDS encoding PAS domain S-box protein, whose translation MVNTPLKILLIEDNPADADLFREMLDDVDALPWVLVHVESLQAAIAHLDTQTCDVVLSDLSLPDAQGLEAVTKLHGDFPDLAIVVLTGLRSEEVGLSALRAGAQDYLVKGQIDYSLMMRTIRYAVERSKTQRVMRQQAAAMAASRDGIAIVDQHHCFTYLNQAFVDIYGYHQPTELLGLECWSVYAEHEQSKIQGDILPAIARQHHWSGEIMGQRQDGTLFYQELSLSRFGQQEFVCIIRDISDRKLAEASLRIARYSLDRVGDAVFLVQNDGQILYVNEAACESLGYSQDELLALSIDKIDPHYPQSRWQAHWQNFKQRGSYTEESINLTKLGQEIPVELNSSYLEFDNKEFKCTIVRNISDRKRSEEALRQSEEKFRQLAENIHDCFFLLSADGQQLLYISPGYQDIWGYPCPSLMEDPKACFFDGAHLEDQNHIRQSFKAHLRAKTDLNEEYRIVQSDGTVRWVWIRASYVLDADGRPYRIAGIAEDISDRKQAEAALQSQFRLLQSLIDTIPNPIFYKDTHGIYLGCNRAFEDYLGVTREIIIGQTIDAIAPPELANSYRDDADTLRHLHGGNQVYESSVVRANGTRQDVIFYKALFHDANGRPQGIVGTLLDITERKQTEADILQTLEHEKELNELKSRFISTASHEFRTPLTTILSATELLEYPDYKLKPEKRLRYYQQIKSAVQHMIQLLDDVLLISRYDSGRLSFTPIPLDLVEFCRTLVEGIQLNANQQHAIQFTYLPPSPAELAAIAGQPITLPLRPYLDEKLLRHVISNLLSNALKYSSAHAEIEFQVTIQPSPQTEAPLTATFLIRDRGIGIPSEDLSRLFEPFHRAKNVGTIPGTGLGLSIVKNAIDLHGGHIQIDSILGEGTSFLVELPLHFSATGFTMIPHPEALSSLGVHHESS comes from the coding sequence ATGGTCAACACCCCCCTCAAAATTTTGTTGATTGAAGATAACCCGGCAGATGCGGATCTGTTCCGAGAGATGCTGGACGATGTCGATGCTCTGCCCTGGGTCTTGGTGCATGTGGAGTCTCTGCAAGCCGCGATCGCCCACCTTGATACCCAAACCTGTGATGTGGTGCTATCCGACCTTTCCCTGCCCGATGCCCAAGGTTTAGAAGCTGTAACCAAGCTCCATGGGGATTTTCCCGACCTGGCCATTGTGGTGCTCACGGGGCTGCGCAGTGAAGAGGTAGGGCTCTCTGCCCTACGAGCTGGGGCCCAAGACTACCTGGTGAAAGGGCAAATCGACTATTCGTTGATGATGCGCACGATCCGCTATGCGGTGGAGCGATCGAAAACCCAACGCGTCATGCGCCAACAGGCGGCGGCCATGGCTGCCTCTCGGGATGGTATTGCCATTGTCGATCAGCATCACTGCTTTACTTACCTCAACCAAGCCTTTGTTGACATCTATGGATATCATCAACCCACCGAACTTTTAGGGCTGGAGTGCTGGAGTGTTTATGCAGAGCATGAGCAGAGCAAAATTCAAGGAGATATTTTGCCGGCGATCGCTAGGCAGCACCACTGGAGTGGTGAAATCATGGGACAGCGGCAAGATGGTACGTTGTTTTACCAAGAGCTCTCTCTCTCTCGCTTTGGGCAACAGGAGTTTGTTTGCATCATTCGAGATATTAGCGATCGCAAGCTAGCGGAAGCCTCCCTACGCATTGCTCGCTACTCCCTCGACCGAGTGGGGGATGCGGTGTTTTTGGTGCAAAACGATGGACAAATTCTCTATGTCAACGAGGCAGCCTGTGAGTCTCTCGGCTATAGCCAGGATGAACTGCTAGCTCTTTCGATTGATAAAATTGATCCCCACTACCCACAGTCTCGCTGGCAGGCCCATTGGCAGAATTTCAAGCAGCGGGGTAGCTATACGGAAGAGTCAATCAACTTAACTAAATTGGGTCAGGAGATTCCCGTCGAACTCAACTCTAGCTACCTAGAGTTTGATAACAAAGAATTCAAATGTACGATCGTCCGTAACATTAGCGATCGCAAGCGATCGGAAGAGGCCCTGCGCCAGAGTGAAGAAAAGTTTCGCCAACTGGCCGAAAACATCCATGATTGCTTTTTCCTGCTGTCTGCCGATGGACAGCAACTCCTCTACATCAGCCCTGGCTATCAAGATATTTGGGGCTATCCCTGCCCCTCCCTCATGGAAGATCCCAAAGCCTGTTTCTTTGATGGGGCCCATCTAGAGGATCAAAATCACATCCGTCAGTCCTTCAAAGCTCATCTCAGGGCCAAAACCGATCTCAACGAGGAATACCGGATTGTGCAATCCGATGGTACGGTGCGCTGGGTCTGGATCCGTGCCTCCTATGTGCTCGATGCAGATGGCCGTCCCTATCGGATCGCCGGCATTGCTGAAGATATTAGCGATCGCAAGCAGGCTGAGGCAGCTCTGCAATCGCAGTTTCGACTGCTGCAAAGCCTAATCGACACGATTCCCAACCCCATTTTCTATAAAGATACCCACGGCATTTATCTAGGCTGTAACCGCGCCTTTGAAGACTACCTGGGGGTGACCCGAGAGATCATCATTGGCCAAACCATTGATGCGATCGCTCCCCCTGAACTGGCCAACAGCTACCGAGATGATGCTGATACCCTGCGCCATCTCCATGGAGGCAACCAGGTATATGAAAGTTCCGTGGTGCGGGCGAACGGTACGCGGCAAGATGTCATCTTTTACAAGGCGCTCTTTCATGATGCCAATGGTCGCCCCCAAGGCATTGTCGGCACCTTGTTGGATATTACGGAGCGCAAGCAAACCGAAGCTGATATTTTGCAAACCTTGGAGCATGAAAAAGAACTCAATGAGCTGAAATCTCGATTCATTTCCACAGCATCCCATGAGTTTCGCACGCCCCTCACGACTATTTTGAGTGCCACGGAGTTGCTAGAATACCCAGACTATAAACTCAAGCCCGAGAAACGGCTGCGCTACTACCAGCAAATTAAATCAGCGGTGCAGCATATGATTCAGCTCTTGGATGATGTATTGCTGATCAGCCGCTACGACTCGGGCCGGCTCTCCTTTACGCCTATTCCCCTCGACCTTGTTGAGTTTTGTCGCACCTTGGTGGAGGGCATTCAGCTCAATGCCAATCAGCAGCACGCTATTCAGTTCACCTACCTACCACCTAGTCCAGCGGAATTAGCCGCGATCGCTGGTCAGCCCATCACTCTGCCCCTACGTCCTTATCTCGACGAAAAACTATTACGGCATGTGATTAGCAACTTGCTGTCTAACGCTCTGAAATACTCGTCAGCCCATGCTGAGATTGAGTTCCAGGTGACAATTCAACCTTCCCCACAAACCGAAGCACCGCTCACCGCCACCTTCCTGATTCGCGATCGCGGCATTGGTATTCCCTCAGAAGATCTATCCCGCTTGTTCGAACCCTTCCACCGTGCCAAGAATGTTGGCACCATTCCCGGAACAGGTCTAGGGTTATCCATTGTTAAAAATGCCATCGATCTTCACGGTGGCCATATTCAGATTGACAGTATCCTAGGGGAGGGCACCAGTTTTCTGGTTGAATTACCC